From one Streptomyces sp. ICC1 genomic stretch:
- a CDS encoding ATP-binding protein — protein MSDVSATAWRITLPHTTAAVPIARALVRTALADTDAPADSDTAELLTAELVANAVEHTPSAAPIELVVELLANGCQVEVHDGDPQAPGDLTAPGADSAHPDPWQEHGRGLLLIRTLSSACGHRRTPHGKAVWFTLPARRPH, from the coding sequence TTGTCCGACGTCTCCGCCACAGCCTGGCGGATCACCCTGCCGCACACCACCGCCGCCGTACCGATCGCCCGCGCCCTGGTCCGTACGGCGCTCGCCGACACCGACGCCCCCGCCGACAGCGACACCGCCGAGCTGCTCACCGCCGAGCTGGTCGCCAACGCCGTCGAGCACACCCCCTCCGCCGCCCCGATCGAGCTGGTCGTGGAGCTGCTGGCCAACGGGTGCCAGGTCGAGGTCCACGACGGGGACCCGCAGGCCCCCGGCGACCTCACCGCCCCCGGCGCGGACTCCGCGCACCCCGATCCCTGGCAGGAGCACGGCCGCGGCCTGCTGCTGATCCGGACCCTCAGCTCCGCCTGCGGCCACCGCCGCACCCCGCACGGCAAGGCCGTCTGGTTCACCCTGCCGGCCCGGCGCCCCCACTAG
- the argF gene encoding ornithine carbamoyltransferase, with protein sequence MATDLVGRSFLKELDFSAAEFRGLVELAAELKAAKRAGAERRRLQGKNIALIFEKTSTRTRCAFEVAAADQGAHTTYLDPAGSQMGHKESVKDTARVLGRMFDGIEYRGDAQDTVEQLAAHSGVPVFNGLTDDWHPTQMLADVLTMTEHCAKPLERMAFAYLGDARFNMGNSYLVTGALLGMDVRIVAPRRYWPAEPVVAAARELAAGSGARITLTEDLEEGVAQADFVLTDIWVSMGEPKEVWDERIEALSPYAVTMDVLRATGNPDVKFMHCLPAFHDLGAEVAREIHERHGLDSLEVTDEVFESAHSVVFDEAENRLHTIKAVLVATLAGPDA encoded by the coding sequence ATGGCCACCGACCTCGTCGGCCGCAGTTTCCTCAAGGAGCTCGACTTCTCGGCCGCCGAGTTCCGCGGCCTGGTCGAGCTCGCCGCCGAACTCAAGGCGGCCAAGAGGGCCGGGGCCGAGCGGCGGCGCCTCCAGGGCAAGAACATCGCCCTGATCTTCGAGAAGACCTCCACGCGCACCCGCTGCGCCTTCGAGGTCGCCGCCGCCGACCAGGGCGCCCACACCACCTACCTCGACCCCGCCGGCTCCCAGATGGGCCACAAGGAATCGGTCAAGGACACCGCGCGGGTGCTGGGCCGGATGTTCGACGGCATCGAGTACCGGGGCGACGCGCAGGACACCGTCGAGCAGCTCGCCGCGCACTCCGGCGTACCCGTCTTCAACGGCCTCACCGACGACTGGCACCCCACCCAGATGCTGGCAGACGTGCTCACGATGACCGAGCACTGCGCCAAGCCGCTGGAGCGGATGGCCTTCGCCTACCTCGGCGACGCCCGGTTCAACATGGGCAACTCCTACCTGGTGACCGGCGCGCTGCTGGGCATGGACGTACGGATCGTCGCGCCGCGGCGGTACTGGCCGGCCGAGCCCGTGGTGGCCGCGGCCCGCGAGCTGGCGGCCGGGAGCGGCGCCCGGATCACCCTCACCGAGGACCTGGAGGAGGGCGTCGCGCAGGCCGACTTCGTGCTGACGGACATCTGGGTGTCCATGGGCGAGCCCAAGGAGGTCTGGGACGAGCGGATCGAGGCGCTGTCCCCGTACGCCGTCACCATGGACGTGCTGCGCGCCACCGGGAACCCGGACGTGAAGTTCATGCACTGCCTGCCGGCCTTCCACGACCTCGGCGCCGAGGTGGCGCGGGAGATCCACGAGCGGCACGGGCTGGACTCGCTGGAGGTGACGGACGAGGTGTTCGAATCCGCGCACTCGGTCGTCTTCGACGAGGCGGAGAACCGGCTGCACACCATCAAGGCGGTCCTCGTCGCGACGCTCGCGGGGCCGGACGCATAG
- a CDS encoding alginate lyase family protein, translating to MLCIDIQTPADPRRCPRTPPAAFAHPGVLNSRAQLDFVRAKVQAGQQPWKAAFDDMLASRYGSLSRTPKPRAVVECGSYSNPNLGCTDEREDAIAAYTDALAWYVTRDDRYAKKSIELMDAWSARIKDHTNSNAPLQSGWAGSTWPRAAEIVKHAYTGGWPNQGRFATMLREVYLPEVIGGRPNSNGNWELIMMDAAVGISVHLDDRASYDKAMAVYLGRVPAYFYLASDGPQPKYPPRSTIDTRSELIDYWHGQSTFTDGLAQETCRDFGHTGMGIAATMHVAETSRIQGRDLYPEFKDRFRHALGFHAKYELGEAVPASLCGGSLAKGLGPATEVGYNALHTRLGVTMENTRRLTEGRRPAGTENHFEAWETLTHADNPN from the coding sequence ATGCTCTGTATTGATATACAGACCCCCGCGGACCCCCGCCGCTGCCCCCGCACCCCCCCCGCCGCCTTCGCCCACCCCGGAGTCCTGAACAGTCGTGCCCAGCTGGACTTCGTACGGGCCAAGGTGCAGGCGGGGCAGCAGCCGTGGAAGGCGGCGTTCGACGACATGCTGGCGAGCCGCTACGGCTCGCTGTCCCGGACCCCCAAGCCGCGGGCCGTCGTCGAATGCGGCTCCTACTCCAACCCGAACCTCGGATGCACCGACGAGCGGGAGGACGCGATAGCCGCGTACACCGACGCGCTCGCCTGGTACGTCACCCGCGACGACCGCTACGCGAAGAAGTCGATCGAGCTGATGGACGCCTGGTCAGCCCGGATCAAGGACCACACGAACAGCAACGCCCCGCTGCAGAGCGGCTGGGCGGGCTCCACCTGGCCGCGCGCCGCCGAGATCGTCAAACACGCCTACACCGGCGGCTGGCCGAACCAGGGGCGCTTCGCGACCATGCTGCGCGAGGTCTACCTGCCGGAGGTGATCGGCGGGCGGCCGAACAGCAACGGCAACTGGGAACTGATCATGATGGACGCGGCCGTCGGCATCTCCGTCCACCTCGACGACCGCGCGAGCTACGACAAGGCGATGGCGGTCTACCTCGGGCGGGTGCCCGCCTACTTCTACCTGGCCTCCGACGGGCCGCAGCCGAAGTACCCGCCGCGCTCCACCATCGACACCAGGAGCGAGCTGATCGACTACTGGCACGGCCAGAGCACCTTCACGGACGGTCTCGCGCAGGAGACCTGCCGGGACTTCGGCCACACCGGCATGGGGATCGCGGCGACGATGCACGTGGCGGAGACCTCGCGCATCCAAGGGCGGGACCTCTACCCGGAGTTCAAGGACCGGTTCCGGCACGCGCTGGGCTTCCACGCCAAGTACGAGCTCGGCGAGGCCGTGCCCGCCTCGCTCTGCGGCGGGAGCCTGGCCAAGGGCCTGGGGCCGGCCACCGAGGTCGGCTACAACGCCCTGCACACCCGGCTCGGCGTCACGATGGAGAACACCCGCAGGCTCACCGAGGGCCGGCGCCCGGCGGGCACCGAGAACCACTTCGAGGCGTGGGAGACGCTGACCCACGCGGACAACCCGAACTGA
- a CDS encoding lysophospholipid acyltransferase family protein, whose translation MAELVYPPVIGAAHTFFRALDVRIDMKGTENIPRKGGAVLVSNHIGYLDFIFAGLTARPQKRLVRFMAKESVFRHKVSGPLMRAMKHIPVDRAQGETAYQHALDSLRSGEIIGVFPEATISQSFTLKSFKSGAARMAQEAGVPLIPVALWGTQRLWTKGRPKDLKRSHIPVTMRVGEPLEAPSDQYAGAITRRVRERVQELLDAAQSAYPARPKGPEDSWWLPAHLGGTAPTAAQVKEAG comes from the coding sequence ATGGCTGAGCTCGTCTACCCCCCGGTGATCGGCGCCGCACACACCTTTTTCCGCGCCCTCGACGTCCGCATCGACATGAAGGGCACCGAGAACATCCCGCGCAAGGGCGGGGCGGTTCTGGTGTCGAACCACATCGGCTACCTCGACTTCATCTTCGCCGGGCTCACCGCGCGCCCGCAGAAGCGCCTCGTCCGCTTCATGGCGAAGGAGTCGGTGTTCCGGCACAAGGTGTCCGGCCCGCTGATGCGCGCGATGAAGCACATCCCGGTGGACCGGGCGCAGGGTGAGACGGCGTACCAGCACGCGCTGGACTCGCTGCGCTCCGGCGAGATCATCGGTGTGTTCCCGGAAGCGACGATCTCCCAGTCCTTCACGCTGAAGAGCTTCAAGTCCGGTGCGGCGCGCATGGCGCAGGAGGCCGGCGTCCCGCTGATCCCGGTGGCCCTGTGGGGCACGCAGCGCCTGTGGACCAAGGGCCGCCCCAAGGACCTCAAGCGCAGCCACATCCCGGTGACGATGCGGGTCGGCGAGCCGCTGGAGGCTCCGTCCGACCAGTACGCCGGCGCCATCACCCGCCGGGTGCGCGAGCGGGTGCAGGAGCTGCTGGACGCCGCGCAGAGCGCCTACCCGGCCCGGCCCAAGGGTCCGGAGGACTCCTGGTGGCTGCCGGCCCACCTCGGCGGCACCGCGCCGACGGCGGCCCAGGTCAAGGAAGCCGGCTGA
- a CDS encoding thioredoxin family protein — MGAAELGAELGERASLVQFSSAFCQPCRATRRILAEVAAMVEGVAHIEIDAEKNLDLVRALGVETTPTVLVLDAGGRIVRRAAGMPRKADVIAALGAAV; from the coding sequence CTGGGCGCCGCGGAACTGGGCGCGGAGTTGGGGGAGCGGGCCAGCCTGGTGCAGTTCTCCAGCGCCTTCTGCCAGCCCTGCCGGGCCACCCGCAGGATCCTCGCCGAGGTCGCGGCCATGGTCGAAGGCGTGGCGCACATCGAGATCGACGCCGAGAAGAACCTGGACCTCGTCCGGGCGCTGGGCGTCGAGACGACCCCGACGGTCCTCGTCCTGGACGCGGGCGGCCGGATCGTGCGGCGGGCGGCCGGGATGCCGCGCAAGGCCGACGTGATCGCGGCCTTGGGAGCCGCCGTATGA